A region from the Pseudomonas sp. P8_229 genome encodes:
- a CDS encoding AraC family transcriptional regulator, translated as MPTLVRAAVLTNYLEVTQYLGFNPRDVLAGVGLSKAQLQAPEHRIPIDAAVRLLEDSSAASGCQSFGLSMAESRQLSDFGVVSLLLSHQRTLRDALQVVVQYRHLMNDSLAIFIEEAGKMVIIREEVVTETPMPSRQATELAIGVMFRLCSALLGTHWHPYSVNFTHQPPDNLQLHRRLFGCTLEFGSEFNGIVCSDASLDMTNPNADPAMARYAQSYLDSLLSHEGPSLLFEVRKAIYLLLPMGRATIEQIAQTQGMNVRTLQRRLKDEGCAFNDLINDVRRDLVLRYLENPNYSLSRIGDMLGYSMASSFTRWFITQFGMPPATWRSTQKGRQQA; from the coding sequence ATGCCCACGCTTGTTCGCGCCGCTGTCTTGACCAACTACCTGGAGGTCACCCAGTACCTTGGCTTCAACCCGCGCGACGTACTCGCCGGTGTCGGCCTGAGCAAAGCGCAACTGCAAGCGCCGGAGCACCGTATTCCGATCGATGCAGCGGTGCGCCTGCTGGAGGATTCATCCGCCGCCAGCGGTTGCCAGAGCTTCGGCCTGAGCATGGCCGAATCGCGTCAGCTCTCGGACTTCGGCGTGGTCAGCCTGTTGCTCAGCCACCAGCGCACCCTGCGCGACGCCTTGCAGGTGGTGGTGCAATACCGGCATTTGATGAACGATTCGCTGGCGATCTTCATTGAGGAGGCCGGCAAGATGGTGATCATTCGTGAAGAGGTGGTCACCGAAACCCCGATGCCCAGCCGCCAGGCCACGGAGCTGGCGATCGGTGTGATGTTCCGCCTGTGCTCGGCGCTGCTCGGCACCCACTGGCACCCCTACAGCGTGAATTTCACCCACCAGCCGCCGGACAACCTGCAACTGCACCGACGCCTGTTCGGCTGCACCCTGGAGTTCGGCAGCGAGTTCAATGGCATCGTCTGTTCCGACGCCAGCCTGGACATGACCAACCCCAACGCCGACCCGGCCATGGCCCGTTACGCCCAGAGCTATCTCGACTCGCTGTTGAGCCACGAAGGCCCGTCATTGCTGTTCGAAGTGCGCAAGGCAATCTACCTGCTGCTGCCCATGGGCCGCGCCACCATCGAACAGATCGCCCAGACCCAGGGCATGAACGTGCGCACCCTGCAACGTCGCCTGAAGGACGAAGGCTGCGCGTTCAACGACCTGATCAACGACGTGCGCCGCGACCTGGTGCTGCGTTACCTGGAAAACCCCAACTACTCGCTCAGCCGCATCGGCGACATGCTCGGTTATTCCATGGCCAGCTCGTTCACCCGCTGGTTCATCACCCAGTTCGGCATGCCGCCCGCCACCTGGCGCAGCACGCAAAAGGGCCGGCAGCAGGCCTGA
- a CDS encoding RBBP9/YdeN family alpha/beta hydrolase, translated as MDKLQTAATVLIVPGLREHVAEHWQTLLAARLHNVRSVPPLTTDKLDCGARVRAIEQQLQAIDGPVIVVAHSAGVLMVAHWAAHFAAQSRRPIKGALLVAPPDLDAPWPQGYPSPDTLRTQGWSPLPTGPLPFPSLVVASTNDHLASLEAVSRMAAGWGAELHNAGAVGHLNPAAGFGPWPLAETLIQALDR; from the coding sequence GTGGACAAACTGCAGACTGCCGCAACCGTTCTGATCGTACCGGGCCTGCGTGAGCACGTGGCCGAACATTGGCAAACGCTGCTTGCGGCCAGGCTGCACAACGTGCGCAGCGTGCCGCCACTGACGACCGACAAACTCGACTGCGGCGCCCGGGTGCGCGCGATCGAACAGCAACTGCAAGCCATCGATGGCCCGGTGATTGTGGTGGCCCACAGTGCCGGCGTACTGATGGTCGCGCACTGGGCGGCGCACTTTGCCGCGCAAAGCCGCCGACCGATCAAGGGCGCGCTGCTGGTTGCACCGCCGGATCTCGACGCGCCATGGCCGCAAGGCTATCCCTCGCCGGACACCTTGCGCACGCAAGGCTGGAGTCCACTGCCGACCGGCCCGCTGCCATTTCCCAGCCTGGTCGTCGCCAGCACCAACGATCACCTCGCCAGCCTTGAGGCCGTGAGCCGCATGGCCGCCGGCTGGGGCGCCGAACTGCACAATGCCGGCGCCGTCGGCCATCTCAATCCGGCTGCCGGCTTCGGCCCGTGGCCACTTGCCGAAACCCTGATCCAGGCACTGGATCGCTGA